Below is a window of Sulfurisphaera ohwakuensis DNA.
AGGAGAAGCAGGATATTTCACGTGGCTAAACCCAGAAGTAAAGAAGAAAATAATAGATTCTATTGGTAAAGTTGAAGATAATTTTAATCTACTAATGCAAATTAGTGAGATTGAAGCTAAAGCTAGGTCTTCACAAATAAAGAAAACAAAGACTGTATGCATTTACTGTGGTGTTGGTTGTTCTTTTGAAGTTTGGACCAAAGGAAGAAAAATACTTAAAGTAGAACCTAAACCAGAATCTCCAGCCAATGGTATTTTAACATGTGTTAAGGGTAAGTTCGGTTGGGATTTTGTTAATAGCCCAGAAAGACTTACTAAACCTCTTATTAGAGAAGGTGACCATTTTAGAGAAGCAAGCTGGGAAGAGGCAATTAATTATATAGCAAGAAGATTAAAGGAGATAAAAGAGAAGTATGGTCCGGATTCAATTGGTTTTATAGCATCTGATAAGATGACTAATGAAGAAGCTTATTTGTTACAAAAACTAGCTAGGGCAGTAATAGGAACTAATAATGTTGATAATTCAGCCAGATATTGCCAAGCTCCAGCTACTATTGGGCTTTGGAGAACTGTTGGAATAGGTGGAGATTCTGGTACTTTTAAGGATATTGAAAATGCTGATTTAATAATTATTGTAGGGCATAATACAACAGAAAGTCATCCTGTAGCTGGAAGTAAGATTAAGAGAGCTAAGAAGATTAGAGGGGCAAAATTGGTAGTTATCGACGTTAGAAAACATGAGATTGCTGATTGGGCTGATTTATTCATTAAACCAAAACCCGGAACGGATGCTGCTGTTTTAGCTGCTGTTGCTAAGTATATAATTGATCAAGGATGGGAGGATAAGGAATTTATTAGTAAAAGGGTGAAGGGGTTTGAAGAGTTTAAAGAGTCTATTAAAGGCTTTACTCTAGATTATGTTGAAAGTACTACTGGAGTTCCTAAAGATCAAATAATTAAATTAGCTGAAATGATACATTCAGCTAAAAGTGTAGCAATACTTTGGGGTATGGGAGTTACTCAACATCTTGGGGGTGGAGATACATCAACTATAATATCCGACCTTCTATTAATAACTGGTAATTATGGTAAACCTGGTAGTGGAGCTTTCCCAATGAGAGGGCACAATAATGTTCAAGGTGTAAGTGATTTCGGATGCTTGCCTAATTATTTCCCAGGTTACCAGAAATTTGATGATGCAACCTTTGAGAAATTTGAAGAAGCTTGGAGAGTAAAATTGAACAGAAAGCCAGGATTACAGATACCGCAGATGATTGAGGGAGTGCTTGAGGGTAAAATACACGCACTTTACATTGTAGGAGAAGATACAGTTATGGTAGATTGTGGTACTCCATTAACTAGGAAAGCATTAGAAGAAGTTGATTTCTTAGTAGTGCAAGATATGTTCCTTACTGAGACTGCAAAATTAGCTGACGTTGTGTTACCTGCGGCTGCTTCACTAGAAAAGGAAGGTACTTTTGTTAATACAGAAAGAAGAATACAAAGAATATACAAGGCTTTTGATCCGTTAGGTGACTCAAAACCAGATTGGGAAATAATTCAAATGATTGCTAACGCTTTAGGAGCAAATTGGAACTATTCGTCACCAGCTGAAATAATGGAAGAAATAAGAAGATTATGCCCAATTTTCGCTGGTGTAACATATGATAGACTTGAAGGTTTTAAGAGTCTAGTATGGCCAGTTAATGAA
It encodes the following:
- the fdhF gene encoding formate dehydrogenase subunit alpha, with translation MSLKKSNITILDLLRENNIYIPHICYNEGLIPIQSCDTCLVEVNGKLVRACSTTVTDGMNIVTHSERAVNARKKAVERILKYHKLYCTVCENNNGDCPLHEAVIKLGINSQQYIEKPYPIDDSGPFYVYNPSQCILCGRCVEACQDFAVNEVIWINWDLNPPRVVWDNGNPIGNSSCVNCGTCVTVCPVNALMEKSMLGEAGYFTWLNPEVKKKIIDSIGKVEDNFNLLMQISEIEAKARSSQIKKTKTVCIYCGVGCSFEVWTKGRKILKVEPKPESPANGILTCVKGKFGWDFVNSPERLTKPLIREGDHFREASWEEAINYIARRLKEIKEKYGPDSIGFIASDKMTNEEAYLLQKLARAVIGTNNVDNSARYCQAPATIGLWRTVGIGGDSGTFKDIENADLIIIVGHNTTESHPVAGSKIKRAKKIRGAKLVVIDVRKHEIADWADLFIKPKPGTDAAVLAAVAKYIIDQGWEDKEFISKRVKGFEEFKESIKGFTLDYVESTTGVPKDQIIKLAEMIHSAKSVAILWGMGVTQHLGGGDTSTIISDLLLITGNYGKPGSGAFPMRGHNNVQGVSDFGCLPNYFPGYQKFDDATFEKFEEAWRVKLNRKPGLQIPQMIEGVLEGKIHALYIVGEDTVMVDCGTPLTRKALEEVDFLVVQDMFLTETAKLADVVLPAAASLEKEGTFVNTERRIQRIYKAFDPLGDSKPDWEIIQMIANALGANWNYSSPAEIMEEIRRLCPIFAGVTYDRLEGFKSLVWPVNEDGTDTPLLYVNAFATPDGKAILYPLEWKPPQLQDDVHKITVNTGRVLEHFHVGNMTRRVEGLRRKVPETFIEISKELAQKYSIKTGDLILVKSKFGGEIKGRALVSERVQGDEIFIPLYASDPSKGVNNLTGNVIDKVTGTPAYKDTPVVIEKISEGNETPLPKDNWRFHINERKRQFGIEVEKKWKREEFKPLTD